The Mesorhizobium sp. AR02 region CGCTGCCGATCCAAATGATCGCCTACCATACGGCCGCATGCATGGGTTTAGACGTCGATCAGCCACGCAATCTTGCGAAGTCCGTTACCGAGTAGATTTGGGTAGCCTTTCTCGCACCAGCGACCAAAAGCTGGATGCGGCCACCGGTGGCGCCAAATCGCGGCTTCGGGCCGACCGAGCCTGCTACGTGTCTTCGGATCGCGCTGCCAGGGCCTGGAGATCCTCGGCCAGCCGTACAGGCACATCCATTCGATCATGCAGGATGCTTATGACGCCGATCCGGTCACCGGTTAGCTTCCGAAAGAACACGTAATGCCGGCCGTGGTGGCTGAAATAGGCGTCCAGGTTCAAATCGGCCGAAATCGCCAGGTTGC contains the following coding sequences:
- a CDS encoding type II toxin-antitoxin system RelE/ParE family toxin — protein: MAGFLFYPPADAAQDGIWNDTVEQWGEAQAIRYITDLHKHLQTLSETPALWRKLPGNLAISADLNLDAYFSHHGRHYVFFRKLTGDRIGVISILHDRMDVPVRLAEDLQALAARSEDT